From a region of the Nonlabens dokdonensis DSW-6 genome:
- the pgi gene encoding glucose-6-phosphate isomerase, which produces MKNINPTSTDAWNVLTEHFKDVKNLNLREAFSQNSNRAEELTLTEGDFLVDLSKNLITKETQQKLIDLAKECELDAAIHSYFNGEKINATENRAVLHTALRTQDTSSKVGEKVTAALASKEKMFAFVDAVNDGKITAANGQKFDTIVNIGIGGSDLGPVMIYEALQAYKNEMTLHFVSNVEGDHVEEVIKKINPETTLFVIVSKSFGTQETLTNSTTIRNWFSKKVNDHAIAQHFIAVSSNVQRAVDFGIDQENIFPMFDWVGGRFSLWSTVGMSVALGIGTQNFQDLLEGAHEMDEHFKNTTFEKNIPVQLGLLTIWYNNFYKAQSEAVIPYTQYLHRLPAYLQQAIMESNGKSVDRNGNPVNYETGNIVWGEPGTNSQHAFFQLIHQGTKLIPAHFIAFAKAKYHHPDHHNKLMANFFAQTEALMNGKNQDEVIKDLQSSGKSEEEINKLAPFKVFTGNKPTTTILIDELTPRSLGKLVAMYEHKIFVEGVIWNIYSYDQWGVELGKILADRILNDIENSESDAHDASTTQLLQKFYSINN; this is translated from the coding sequence ATGAAAAATATAAATCCTACCTCAACCGATGCATGGAATGTTTTGACAGAACACTTTAAAGATGTCAAAAACCTAAACTTGAGAGAAGCATTTTCTCAAAATTCCAATCGCGCTGAAGAACTTACGCTTACCGAAGGTGATTTTTTAGTAGACCTTTCTAAGAACCTTATCACAAAAGAAACACAGCAAAAACTTATAGATCTTGCAAAAGAATGTGAGCTGGATGCTGCTATTCATTCGTATTTCAATGGTGAAAAAATTAACGCAACAGAAAACAGAGCTGTTTTACATACTGCATTAAGAACTCAGGATACTAGCTCTAAAGTAGGAGAAAAGGTAACTGCTGCTCTTGCAAGTAAAGAAAAGATGTTTGCTTTTGTAGACGCAGTAAATGATGGTAAAATTACCGCAGCAAACGGGCAAAAATTTGATACCATTGTTAATATAGGAATAGGTGGTAGTGATCTAGGACCAGTGATGATCTATGAAGCTCTACAAGCCTATAAAAATGAAATGACTCTTCACTTTGTTTCTAATGTAGAAGGAGATCACGTCGAAGAAGTCATCAAAAAAATAAATCCAGAAACAACTTTATTTGTGATTGTTTCTAAGTCATTTGGGACCCAAGAGACACTTACTAATTCTACAACTATAAGAAATTGGTTCTCTAAAAAAGTAAATGATCATGCAATAGCGCAACACTTTATTGCAGTAAGTAGTAATGTTCAAAGAGCAGTTGATTTTGGAATCGATCAAGAAAATATCTTCCCTATGTTTGATTGGGTAGGTGGTCGTTTCTCTTTGTGGAGTACCGTAGGTATGTCTGTCGCATTAGGAATAGGAACTCAAAATTTCCAAGATCTACTTGAAGGAGCACATGAAATGGATGAACATTTTAAAAACACCACTTTTGAAAAAAATATTCCAGTTCAACTCGGTTTATTGACTATATGGTACAATAACTTTTATAAAGCACAGAGTGAAGCCGTTATTCCGTACACGCAATACCTACATAGACTTCCAGCTTATTTACAGCAGGCAATTATGGAAAGTAATGGCAAGAGCGTAGATCGTAATGGCAATCCTGTGAACTATGAAACTGGAAATATCGTTTGGGGTGAACCTGGAACTAACTCTCAACATGCCTTCTTCCAATTGATACACCAAGGAACCAAGTTAATTCCTGCTCATTTTATCGCTTTCGCGAAAGCGAAATACCACCATCCTGATCACCATAACAAGCTCATGGCAAATTTCTTTGCACAGACCGAAGCATTGATGAACGGGAAGAATCAAGATGAAGTGATTAAAGACTTACAGAGCTCTGGCAAGTCAGAAGAAGAGATAAATAAGTTAGCTCCTTTCAAAGTATTTACAGGCAACAAGCCCACTACTACTATTTTAATTGATGAACTTACTCCTAGAAGTTTAGGAAAACTAGTGGCTATGTATGAGCATAAAATATTTGTAGAAGGAGTTATCTGGAACATATATAGTTATGATCAATGGGGCGTAGAACTGGGTAAAATTCTTGCAGATCGCATCCTTAACGATATAGAAAACTCAGAATCTGACGCTCATGATGCAAGTACAACACAACTTTTACAAAAATTTTACTCCATAAATAATTAG
- a CDS encoding TonB-dependent receptor, with translation MNRSLKFLFTIGLFISSMAVSAQVTTSSINGRIMEMMDNAEEPLLGATVQALHGPTGTNYATSTDIEGYYRISNMRVGGPYTITITYVGKKEEVLNDIFLQLGESERISITMTDESNALDEIVINAVRDGIFDSGTTGTNTNISQREINTMPSVTRGIGDFLRKTPQAQVSEGGAISIGGQNNRYNSIFIDGAVNNDVFGLAGSGTNGGQIGVNPISIDAIESFQVNVAPFDVRQSGFTGGAINAITRSGTNEVKGSAYFYTRNQDLAGKTPVGIREDDREKLDDFTANLYGARVGGPIIKNKLFFFVNAEIQREEEPRPFDAALYSGDSSIADINTLRDNLISQFGYNPGGYENTITELNSEKFTIKLDYNIDDKNTITAKHNYVNGESLSPSQSNNGNINFANAGIFFPSTTNFSTLEWNTTNGSNLSNNLIVSYTDVLDDRSPLGNPFPRVSIDDGNGSITFGSEAFSTANILEQKIFTVTNNFEVSKGAHNMTFGGNFENYNIRNVFVRQNFGQYSFNSLADFNTYFDNDPTNDALADSYFHSYSLVDPAGTSGDAIQNAAAEFQYSQLGLYAQDQWNLTDNFKLTYGVRFDVPFFEDGAANDDFNNRTVALLEAEGKDLEGARVGKKIKSQIHVSPRAGFNWDVNGDRRTQIRGGLGIFTSRIPLVWPGGIYNNNGLSVGGTAAFDSQTFVADPNNQPLNGAPAPGSGANGGQIDIFAPDFKLPQVMKYNIGIDQKTNIWGLIVSADFLYNSTINNVFYQNLNLRDANESLNNADGRPFYDRGDEIDDTYTRVILGTNTNEGWSYNGTFSISKPFENGFGGQVSYSYGQGKSIFEGTSSQNSSQWRNVATVNGKNTAGIGNSEFAFGHRISANASYEINWNENLRTTFGLFYNGQQGGTINYIYRGRDLLNDDSSDNALFYIPRDQSEINLVDNNGVTAAEQWAALDAYIDSNDYLSERRGKYAERNGDRGPWNHIVDLKVLQDFNLNINDKEHTFQVSLDIFNFFNFLNKDWGEQSFIPGNVGIVEVERNGVDPEFSFNPNFAQDLEIIDDAGTRSSRWQMQLGLRYIFN, from the coding sequence ATGAACAGATCATTAAAATTTTTATTTACGATTGGACTTTTTATAAGTTCCATGGCAGTAAGTGCTCAGGTAACCACCTCGAGCATTAACGGTCGTATCATGGAAATGATGGACAATGCCGAAGAACCACTTTTAGGAGCAACCGTACAAGCGCTGCATGGTCCTACTGGTACTAATTATGCCACTTCTACTGACATAGAAGGTTATTACCGTATTTCAAATATGCGTGTAGGTGGTCCTTATACCATTACTATTACCTACGTAGGTAAAAAAGAGGAAGTATTAAACGACATCTTTCTTCAGTTAGGTGAGTCTGAAAGAATCAGCATCACGATGACTGATGAGTCTAACGCACTTGATGAAATTGTAATCAATGCAGTGAGAGATGGAATTTTTGATTCTGGGACGACTGGAACAAACACTAACATTTCGCAGCGTGAAATCAACACAATGCCTTCTGTAACAAGAGGTATAGGTGATTTCTTAAGAAAGACACCTCAGGCACAAGTGTCTGAAGGTGGCGCGATCTCTATCGGTGGTCAGAACAACCGTTACAACTCTATCTTTATTGACGGTGCCGTAAACAATGACGTTTTTGGTCTTGCAGGTTCTGGTACAAATGGTGGTCAAATAGGAGTAAACCCTATCTCTATCGATGCTATCGAGTCTTTTCAAGTAAACGTTGCCCCATTTGACGTACGTCAATCTGGTTTTACAGGTGGAGCAATTAACGCAATTACTCGTTCTGGTACTAACGAGGTAAAGGGAAGTGCTTATTTCTATACTCGTAATCAAGATCTTGCTGGTAAAACTCCAGTAGGAATTCGCGAGGATGATCGTGAGAAACTAGACGACTTTACAGCAAACCTTTATGGTGCTCGTGTAGGTGGGCCGATTATCAAAAACAAACTTTTCTTCTTCGTAAATGCTGAAATTCAAAGAGAGGAAGAGCCAAGACCTTTTGATGCAGCATTATATAGTGGTGATAGCAGCATTGCAGATATCAATACTTTAAGAGATAATTTAATCAGCCAGTTTGGGTACAATCCAGGTGGTTATGAGAATACTATTACTGAATTAAACAGTGAGAAATTTACTATCAAGTTGGATTACAACATTGATGATAAGAACACCATAACAGCAAAGCACAATTATGTAAATGGTGAGTCTCTTTCTCCAAGTCAAAGTAATAATGGTAACATTAACTTTGCAAACGCCGGAATCTTTTTCCCATCTACTACTAACTTCTCTACCTTAGAGTGGAATACAACAAATGGTAGCAACTTATCTAACAATTTAATTGTAAGTTATACAGATGTTTTAGATGATAGAAGTCCATTAGGAAATCCTTTCCCAAGAGTTAGTATTGATGATGGTAATGGATCAATCACTTTTGGATCTGAGGCGTTTTCTACTGCAAACATTCTTGAGCAGAAGATCTTTACAGTTACTAACAACTTTGAAGTTTCTAAAGGAGCACATAACATGACCTTTGGTGGTAACTTTGAAAATTATAACATAAGAAACGTATTTGTAAGACAAAACTTCGGTCAGTACTCATTCAACTCTCTAGCAGACTTCAATACGTACTTTGATAACGACCCAACTAACGACGCGCTTGCAGATTCTTATTTTCACTCTTACTCTTTAGTTGATCCAGCGGGAACTTCTGGAGATGCTATTCAAAATGCAGCTGCAGAATTTCAGTATTCTCAATTAGGTCTTTACGCACAAGATCAATGGAATCTTACTGATAATTTTAAGTTAACTTATGGTGTTCGTTTTGATGTTCCTTTCTTTGAAGATGGAGCAGCAAATGATGACTTCAACAATAGAACCGTAGCTTTATTAGAAGCAGAAGGGAAAGACCTTGAAGGTGCTCGTGTAGGTAAGAAAATTAAAAGCCAAATACACGTTTCTCCTCGTGCAGGATTTAACTGGGACGTAAATGGTGATAGAAGAACTCAAATACGAGGTGGATTAGGAATCTTTACTTCAAGAATACCTTTAGTATGGCCTGGTGGAATTTACAACAACAATGGTTTAAGTGTAGGTGGTACTGCCGCTTTTGATAGCCAAACTTTCGTTGCAGACCCTAACAACCAGCCATTAAACGGTGCTCCAGCTCCAGGAAGTGGTGCAAACGGTGGACAGATTGATATCTTTGCTCCAGACTTCAAGTTACCACAAGTAATGAAGTATAACATCGGTATTGATCAAAAAACTAATATATGGGGATTGATAGTTAGTGCAGACTTCTTGTACAACTCTACAATCAATAACGTTTTCTATCAAAACTTAAATTTACGAGATGCAAACGAATCATTAAACAATGCAGATGGTCGTCCATTCTATGATCGTGGTGATGAAATTGATGATACATATACTAGAGTTATCTTAGGAACTAACACAAATGAAGGATGGTCTTACAATGGTACGTTTAGTATCTCTAAGCCGTTTGAAAATGGTTTCGGAGGTCAAGTTTCTTACTCTTACGGACAAGGTAAATCTATTTTTGAAGGAACTTCTTCTCAAAACAGTTCACAGTGGAGAAATGTTGCTACTGTAAATGGTAAAAACACTGCTGGTATCGGTAATTCAGAATTTGCTTTTGGTCACAGAATTTCTGCAAACGCATCTTATGAAATCAACTGGAATGAAAACTTAAGAACTACGTTTGGTTTGTTCTATAACGGTCAACAAGGTGGAACCATCAATTATATCTACAGAGGTAGAGATTTATTAAACGATGATTCATCTGATAACGCTCTTTTCTATATTCCAAGAGACCAAAGTGAAATCAACTTAGTAGATAATAATGGTGTTACTGCTGCTGAGCAATGGGCTGCACTTGATGCTTATATAGATAGTAATGATTACTTAAGCGAGCGTCGTGGTAAGTATGCTGAGCGTAACGGAGATCGTGGACCATGGAATCATATTGTAGACTTAAAAGTATTACAAGATTTCAATTTAAACATCAACGATAAAGAGCATACATTTCAAGTCTCTCTTGATATCTTCAATTTCTTTAATTTCTTAAATAAAGATTGGGGTGAGCAAAGTTTCATACCTGGTAACGTAGGAATAGTTGAAGTTGAAAGAAACGGAGTAGACCCAGAATTCTCTTTTAATCCTAATTTTGCTCAAGACCTTGAAATTATTGATGACGCAGGTACTCGTTCTTCAAGATGGCAAATGCAACTAGGTCTTAGGTATATCTTTAACTAA
- a CDS encoding M23 family metallopeptidase — MIKKIIVASLAISLSISSCKKEDKTVEPVVPEKPVVVEPMIKYGFDLNEYEIVADTVKSGATFNDLIIQHIVEGQSAYKTAQRLNEIYDLRRIQAGKPFKILKRKDSIGTPEVFIYESSKLDYVVVNFNDTLAAYKDKHPITFKRKTASGIINSTLSEAMEDEGLGLSAIYELSDIYRWSIDFFKLQKGDRFKMIYKERYINDSIYAGIESIEAAVFETDETPFYAFDYVTDSITEISDYYDENGKTLRSFFLKAPVNYSRISSRFTKRRFHPVQKRWKAHKGTDYAAAYGTPIVATANGVVTKSGYTGGNGNYVKIKHNGTYSTQYLHMTKRKVKVGQRVKQGQIIGTVGSTGLATGPHVCYRFWVNGRQVDPYKQNLPSADPLPKDKMDDYMQFIAPLKDEIDQLPFKETDEVL; from the coding sequence ATGATCAAAAAAATTATTGTTGCTTCACTAGCAATAAGCCTTAGTATTTCTTCCTGTAAAAAGGAGGATAAGACCGTGGAGCCTGTTGTTCCAGAAAAGCCTGTAGTTGTAGAACCGATGATCAAATATGGCTTTGATCTTAATGAATATGAAATCGTTGCAGATACGGTGAAAAGCGGTGCCACGTTTAACGATCTTATCATACAGCATATTGTAGAAGGTCAAAGTGCCTACAAAACTGCACAAAGACTGAATGAAATCTATGATTTACGCAGAATACAAGCCGGTAAACCATTTAAAATTTTAAAAAGAAAAGATAGTATAGGCACGCCAGAGGTTTTTATCTATGAGTCAAGTAAACTTGATTATGTTGTTGTAAATTTTAATGACACACTAGCCGCATATAAAGATAAACACCCAATTACTTTTAAAAGAAAAACGGCAAGCGGTATTATCAACTCCACACTTTCTGAAGCAATGGAAGATGAAGGTTTAGGATTAAGCGCGATATACGAATTATCTGATATTTATAGATGGTCTATTGATTTCTTTAAACTTCAAAAAGGAGATCGTTTTAAAATGATTTACAAAGAACGCTATATAAATGATTCTATATATGCAGGAATTGAGTCTATAGAAGCTGCAGTATTTGAAACTGATGAGACGCCATTTTATGCTTTTGACTATGTAACAGATTCCATCACAGAAATAAGTGATTACTACGATGAGAACGGTAAAACTTTGAGAAGTTTTTTCTTAAAAGCTCCTGTGAATTACTCTAGAATCTCGTCTAGATTTACTAAAAGAAGATTTCATCCCGTACAAAAACGATGGAAAGCACACAAAGGAACAGATTATGCAGCAGCATACGGTACGCCTATTGTAGCTACAGCAAATGGTGTGGTTACAAAATCTGGTTACACTGGTGGAAATGGTAATTATGTCAAGATCAAACATAACGGCACCTACTCTACTCAATACCTACACATGACTAAGCGTAAGGTTAAAGTAGGACAACGAGTAAAGCAAGGTCAGATCATAGGAACTGTAGGAAGTACAGGTTTAGCAACAGGTCCACATGTATGCTATAGATTTTGGGTAAATGGCCGTCAGGTAGATCCCTATAAACAAAACTTACCAAGTGCAGATCCACTGCCTAAAGATAAAATGGATGATTACATGCAATTTATCGCTCCACTTAAAGATGAAATAGATCAATTGCCATTCAAAGAAACAGATGAAGTTCTGTAA
- a CDS encoding YCF48-related protein, which yields MKREPLLLVIAFLIATSAVQAQDWIYRTPIKNISDITEIDISPDGSIFLFDKSNLLNRMYVSENNGASYRLEGNGQGFDMQVLNDNLAYIVASNRVIKSTDKFLTSQQFPVLSFRLTSIFFLNELEGFVSGGNGEIWKTTDGGANWTQQVSGTTENINDVYFLDSNTGFACGDDRTFLSTTDGGITWNPIILPIQDFWPLNKITFSSATDGLLIASGGFIFYTNDAGLTWNSATSGTAERLNDVDYINNQYYIVGNDGIVLNSTDLGLTWSLQDLGRDDLYSIAGTPSILYIGSEEIVLQSTDNGTTWNSHLEDFTMSDLEQASFANSNTGLIVGIGNNGSAVFRDVMYRTTNAGVSWERKTVSGGYYAVQLKENGEALTTNFNINRVSYSDDFGDTWINITGPNITQQFIAKDVWLKSRDDFFVVGGNFFASDGIYRFQTGTGWTHDTTTGNTEFIKFLDDNVGVATNTSNQAFKTLDGGTTWTPINYTGGNFEGIEFIDANTFYIGQQVTTDGGLTFQFHNFPGVILSYRFFTSTLSIGMNSNGDVYQTLDGGNNWQLILDPVTNVGTKFFITEDMIYNFQDRTDIYTLDISTVLSNPENSNQKELVSIYPNPTSNFVIIESSDTVAQKAEIFDLNGQLLKSIELSIRSTRLNLEDLSDGLYFIHLKDAASRVISAHKVIKR from the coding sequence ATGAAAAGGGAACCTCTATTATTAGTTATTGCTTTCCTGATTGCTACCTCTGCTGTCCAAGCTCAAGATTGGATTTATAGAACTCCTATAAAAAATATCTCTGATATTACCGAAATAGACATCTCGCCAGATGGCAGCATTTTTCTATTTGATAAAAGTAATCTCCTCAACAGAATGTACGTTAGTGAAAACAACGGTGCAAGTTATAGACTAGAAGGAAACGGTCAAGGATTTGATATGCAAGTCTTAAATGACAATCTCGCTTATATAGTAGCAAGTAATCGAGTTATTAAATCGACCGATAAATTTCTTACATCACAACAGTTTCCAGTTCTTTCGTTTAGACTAACCAGTATATTTTTTCTTAATGAATTAGAAGGTTTTGTATCTGGTGGTAATGGAGAGATTTGGAAAACTACAGATGGTGGCGCCAATTGGACACAACAAGTAAGCGGCACTACAGAAAATATAAACGACGTCTACTTCTTAGACAGTAACACCGGTTTTGCATGTGGTGATGACCGTACCTTTTTAAGTACTACAGATGGAGGAATCACTTGGAATCCAATTATTCTACCCATTCAAGATTTCTGGCCGTTAAACAAAATCACTTTTTCTAGTGCTACTGATGGTTTATTAATAGCCTCTGGAGGATTTATTTTTTATACTAATGATGCCGGTCTTACATGGAATTCTGCCACCAGTGGAACAGCAGAACGTCTTAATGATGTAGATTATATCAATAACCAATATTACATAGTAGGAAATGACGGAATAGTTTTAAATAGTACCGATCTAGGACTAACATGGAGTCTACAAGATCTAGGAAGAGATGATTTGTATAGTATCGCAGGAACTCCTTCTATTTTATATATAGGAAGTGAAGAAATCGTTCTTCAATCTACTGATAATGGTACCACATGGAACAGTCACTTAGAAGACTTTACTATGAGCGATCTAGAACAAGCTTCTTTTGCAAACAGCAATACTGGGCTTATCGTGGGAATAGGAAACAATGGTAGTGCTGTATTTAGAGATGTTATGTACCGTACTACAAATGCTGGAGTATCTTGGGAACGCAAAACCGTAAGTGGTGGTTATTATGCAGTGCAGCTCAAAGAAAATGGTGAAGCACTCACCACTAACTTTAATATCAATCGTGTGAGCTATTCTGATGATTTTGGGGATACTTGGATAAATATAACTGGACCTAATATTACACAGCAATTTATTGCCAAAGACGTCTGGCTGAAGTCAAGAGATGACTTTTTTGTGGTAGGAGGTAACTTTTTTGCAAGCGATGGGATTTATCGTTTTCAAACTGGAACCGGCTGGACTCATGATACCACAACTGGAAACACAGAGTTTATTAAATTTCTAGATGACAATGTAGGCGTCGCTACTAACACAAGTAACCAAGCTTTTAAAACCCTAGATGGAGGAACCACCTGGACACCCATAAATTATACTGGCGGAAATTTTGAAGGCATCGAGTTCATAGATGCTAATACATTCTACATAGGACAGCAAGTGACAACCGATGGCGGCCTTACGTTTCAATTTCACAACTTTCCAGGAGTTATACTCAGCTACCGCTTCTTCACTTCCACATTAAGTATTGGGATGAACAGTAATGGAGATGTTTATCAAACCTTAGACGGTGGTAATAACTGGCAATTGATCCTAGATCCTGTCACAAATGTTGGTACCAAGTTTTTTATTACCGAAGATATGATCTATAATTTTCAAGACCGCACAGACATTTATACGCTAGATATAAGTACTGTGCTAAGTAATCCTGAAAATTCAAATCAAAAAGAACTCGTATCGATCTATCCCAATCCTACTTCTAATTTTGTAATCATTGAATCAAGCGATACTGTTGCTCAAAAGGCAGAAATATTTGATCTGAATGGGCAGCTATTAAAATCAATTGAATTATCAATTCGTTCCACTAGATTAAATCTCGAAGATCTTTCAGATGGTTTGTATTTTATTCATTTAAAGGATGCTGCTAGCAGAGTGATCTCAGCTCATAAAGTAATAAAGAGATGA